Below is a genomic region from Chryseobacterium scophthalmum.
TTTTATATGGTTTGGGAATGATGATTCCAAAGTTTGAGCAAAATATCCATGGTTTGAAAGCTGGTGATACTGCTGCTTTTGTAATTCAGCCTGAAGAAGCTTACGGTGAAAAGCAAGATGATGCTATCGCACAATTGCCAATCGATATGTTTGCAGAATCTGGAGTTCCGCCAATCGGAGCTATTTTACCTTTATCTGATAACCAAGGAAATAATTTCCAGGCTTTTGTAGTAGAAGTTACTCCGGAAGTTGTTGTGGCAGATCTTAACCATCCAATGGCTGGAAAAGTTTTAGATTTCCAGGTGGAAATTTTAAACACTCGTCCTGCAACAGAAGAGGAGTTGTCTCACGGTCACGCTCATGGAATTGACGGAAACGAGGCTCACTAAGAAATATTTAGAATAAAATATGAATGTCCGGTTTTTTAATCGGACATTTTTTGTTTTTTACCACAAAAGTCACAAAAGAATATCCTAAACTTTTTAAGTCTAATTATTTTGAAAACATAAGAACAAAAAAGAGGAGTAATTAATTATTTGTAGAAAGCTTTTTTGCTCTTTTAGACATTTTTTAGAACTTAAATTTGCAAATTCATTAGTCTATAAATTCTCCCGAAACATAATACCATCTGTTTTGAATCATTTTAAATGTAGATAATTCGTGATGCATTTGTTTTTCGCCGTTTTCATCGGTGTAATATGCCTTGAATTCTACTTTATTCATTGAAGGTTTATTTACAATTTCAAGTTTTGTCCATTCATTGATTTCTCCCCATTCCTGCAAATCTTTTGTATTGTGGAATTGCCTTTTGCTGGGAGAAGTCGTTTCCATTAAGTATTTTCCATTCGGAATGGCAAATGCAGAAAATCTTGAGCGCATCAAAGCTTCGGCAGTTGGAGCATTTTTTTCTCCGGTATGGTAAGGTTTGCAACATTCTTCGTATGTTTTTCCGGAGCAGCAAGGACAGTTCATTCTTTTATTTTTTGATGTACAAAAGTCGCAAAAGTTTTGGAATGTAGGTTTAAAATTTAATTTTCATTTAATTCATTAAAAAGCAGGGAGATTATTAAATAATAATTAAAATAAGATGAAGTTTATAAAACTTATTTTGTTCTTAGAGAGATATTAATATTTTTGTGATACTTTACAAGTATAAATACTTTATCGATGAAAAAAAATATCTTCTTTTTACTTTTCGGATTTTTCAATGTATTCTCGGCGCAAAATGGTTATGAAATCAGCATCAAAACCAAAGGTATTGCGAAAGATGTAATGTATCTTAAAATATTTAACGGGACGGTTTCAGATTCTTATGCGGTAGATTCTGCAAAGATTAGTGACAAAACACCGGTTGCAAAATTTGTTCAAAAACAGAAAGTTTTAGGAGGAATCTATAAATTGGAACTAAAATCTAATAAATCTGCCTTAAATATTTTGGTCAACAATGGTGCGAAAATATCATTTAACCTAGAAGGAAGTGAACTTTTAGGACTTATGCCTGAACAGGAACCTAATATTGGTTTTCTCACTTTTGAAAGACAATCGGGAAACATCGAAAAAAAATTAGAGCTTTTAAAAGCTGTTCAAAAAAAATATCCGAGTCCTACGCTTGATCTTTATACCAAACTCGAAGAAAAAAGAAATATAAAACTTCCGGAAAATTTAGAAGAAAGGAAAAAATTACAGGCCAGTTTTCTTGCAGATATAGATCTTAATGAAAGACGAATTCAGATACTTCCGAACTCGTATCAGTTTTTGTTTAAATACATTAATATTCTTCCGATTGATAACGAAAACTATAAAATCGGCGTAGATCGACTTCTGAAAGGACAAAACTTTGATTCTAAAAATTATCTGTTTTATCTGAAATGGATTTTTAAAAATCTTGAATATTATAGTCAGAAAGGGATGAACGATGCTTATAAATATACGTTCAATACTTATTTGAATGATATGAAGTGCGTCAATAAAAATGAGACGTTTTACAAAAGTATTGCCGCAAAACTTTCTGCTTTGGAAGCTGTACCAATAGGAAGTACCATTGCAAATACCGAGATGCAAAAATTAGATAAAACAATGATAAGCCTTTCTGATATTTATGCGAAATCGAAATATACATTCGTCATGTTTTACGATCCGGAATGTGTGCATTGTCAGGAAGAAACGCCCGGAATTGCAACTTATATAGCAAGTCTTAAAAATTCTGGTGTAGATATCCAATCGGTTTCTTATCTTAATACACCCGATGATAAAAAATGGGCAACTTTTGTAAAAGAAAAAGGCTTGGAAAGCTGGATCAATGTGAAGAGTAAAAATAACGACCGCACTTATGTGGAAAAACTGGAAATCTCTTCTAACCCGAATTTTTTATTATTAGATTCTCAAGGGAAAGTTTTATTGAAAAAATATAACCAACAGGAAATTGCTAAAATTCTTATGTCGGCACAATAATAAATAGATTCTAGATATTATAAAAAAGCATCCAATTTGGATGCTTTTTTAAGTTTATTTAATAAAACCTCTGTTTCTCAACAACGGCTTAATATCCGGATCGTGTCCTGTGAAATCTCTAAATGCCTGATTAAGATCTACAGAATTTCCTACAGAAAGAATGTATTTTCTGAAACGGTCACCATTTTCTCTTGTAAGACCGCCATTATTTTTAATCCATTCCCATGCGTCATTATCTAAAGTTTCAGACCATAAATAAGCGTAATATCCTGCAGAATAACCACCGCCCCAAATGTGTGCAAAATAAGGAGTATGATATCTCGGAGGAACAGTAGCTAAAGTAAATCCGTGATTATTTAACGATTGTTTTTCAAAATCTAAAACCGGAAGCAATTGACTTTCATTGGTCACAGAATGCCAATCCATATCCAAAGCTGCTGCAGAAACCAATTCGGTCGTCATATAACCTTGGTTAAATGTTGATGCTTTTTTAATTTTATCAACCAAAGCTTGTGGAATAGGTTGTTTTGTTTCGTAATGAAGAGCATAATTTTTCAAAACTACCGGATCTAAAGCCCAATGTTCGTTGATTTGAGATGGGAATTCTACGAAATCTCTCGGTACACTTGTTCCTGAAAGTGAAGGATATTTCTGGCTTGCAAACATTCCGTGGATAGAGTGACCAAACTCATGGAAAATTGTTGAAACATCATCATAACTGATTAAAGAAGGTTTTCCCGGAGCCGGTTTCTGATAATTATAACAGTTTACAATCACAGGTTTTGTTCCCAATAAATACGATTGCTCAACGTAGTTGCTCATCCAGGCTCCACCGCTTTTAGAATCTCTTGTGTAGAAATCAAGATAATAGATTGCGATAGATTTTCCGTCATGATCGAAAACTTCATAAGTTACCACATCAGGATGATAAACAGGAAGATCTGTTCTTTTTTTGAATGTTAATCCATAAAATTTTTCGGCAGCGAAGAAAACTCCTTTTTCCAAAACGGTTGTAATTTCAAAATATGGCTTGATTTGGTTTTCATCTAAATCAAATTTTGCTTTTCTTACCTGTTCAGCGTAAAAATTCCAATCCCAAGGTTCTACTTTGAAACCTCCTTTTTGCTGATCAATAAGATCTTGAATATCTTTTGCTTCACGTTTTGCTGTTTCTACCGCAGGATTTGCAACTTGATTCATCAGCTTTACTGCAGCTTCAGGGTTTTTAGCCATTTGATCTTGCAATTTCCATTCTGCGAAACTTTTTTTGCCTAAGATCTGAGCTTTTTTTAGTCTTAATTTGGCTAATTTTTCAATTGTTTCTCTCGTGTCATTGGCATCACCTTTTTCAGCTCTTTGCCAAGATGCTTTGAACAATTTTTCTCTTGTTGCTCTGTTGGTAAGATTTTGCAAAAGAGGTTGCTGAGTAGTGTTTTGTAAAGCTAAAAGATATTTTCCGGGTTGTCCTGCAGTTTTTGCATCGCTTGCTGCAGCTTCAATTTCGTCTGTTGAAAGTCCGTCTAATTCTTTAGCATCAGAAAAGAAAACGCCACCTTGCTTTCTTGCTTCCAATAATTTGTTGGAATACTGAGTAGAAAGTGATGCCAATTCCTGATTTACTTGCTTTAATTTTTCTTTGTCAGCAGAAGAAAGATTAGCTCCTGCGATTTCAAAATTCTGTTTGTAAAACTGCAGTAATCTTTTGCTTTCAGAATCTAAACTGTTTTCTGTGATCGATTTTATTCTTTTATACAGATTTTCATTCAGGTACATTTTATCAGAATGAGCTGCAAATATCGGAGCATATTCTTCGTCCAAAGCCTGCAAAGTAGGATTGGTATTTGCGCTTGTAAGATTTGAAAATGTAATTGTGGTTCTTTTTAGAACTTCGCCACTTTTTTCTAATGCAACAATGGTGTTTTCAAAAGTTGCCGCTTCGCTATTGTTGGCGATTTTCAGAATTTCAGCATCGTGCTGTTTTAATCCAAATTGAAATGCTGGTTTGAAATGTTCGTTTTTAATTTTATCAAACTCGGGAGTTTCATACTGAAGTTTGCTTTTCTTCATAAAAGGATTTGAAGAAAGCGAAGCATCAGGAACAGGCATTTCCTGTTTTATGTCGTTTGTTTTCATTGTGGTACAAGAGTAATTGAATGCCAAAGCAGAAATTAACAATGCTGATGAAATGTGTTTCATGGGCAGATATTTATTATTTTAAAAGTCATATAGAATCTCTTTTGATTTTAAAAATTGTTTTTATTGTCAATTGTAAGAGATTTTATAATTTAGTTGTTATTAAAGTATAAAGATATTAAAAACTAAACTTCTAAACATTAAAACATGAAATCGCTATGATTTTTCACACTCAAACACTGGTGAAGATGACGCGATTGAATATGTTCATTAAAAAAAATAAAATATTTAACTATGAAATATACAGCAATTTTACTTCTTTCAGGATTAGTGATTTTCACTTCTTGCAAAAAAAATGAGAACAAAGAAGGCAAATCAACTTGGTTACCCGACGTTACTAATAAAGATCACGGATCTCTAAAACAAAAAGAATTTAAAGGTGATTTTAATGAAATTGAGGTTTCTCAGGCTATTGAAGCAGAGATTATTAAATCTGATGTTGAAAGAGTAGTGATTTCTGCACCTGCAAATATTATTGACGAAGTTTTGGTGGACAACAGTGGCGACGAACTTCATATTCACTACAAAACAGGAGTACGTGTAATGAATACCAATAATGTGAAAGCTAAAATTTATGCTAAAGATTTTAAAAAACTTGAAGCAAACTCTGCTGCCATCATTATTGTAAGAGATCAGTTCACTCAGGAGAAAACGGATGTTGAGATTTCAAGTGCAGCTCATATTTCAGGGAAACTTGAAGCCAACGATCTGGATATTGATGCAGGAAGCAGCGCTACTTTCAAAGGGCAAATCTGGGCGGTAAACCTTAATATTGAAGCTTCTTCTGCAGCAGATGTTACAATATCCGGAAAAACCAAAAATGCAAATCTTACTTCATCTTCAGGAAGCGGTATTTCTGCAAAGGATGTGGTTGCTGAAAATGTGAAAGCTGAAGCTTCAAGCGGAGCAAGTGTAGAAATCGGTGTTTCTTCAAAATTTGAAGGTCATGCATCTTCAGGCGGAAGTGTAAAAGGAATTAAAAAAGGAAATGTAACTACCGTAACCAAAGAAGAAAGCAGCGGTGGAAGTGTAGATATTCAATAATTTATTCTTGGGTCTCTTCATCATCATCGTCTGTAGATGAGGTTTCCCAATCTTTATTTTCAAAATTTAAATTATCATAAGCCAACAACTCCTCCTCTCGCTGGAGGAGTTCTTTTGTGGTAAAAAGACGCATATCTTCATCATCTTTTGATTTTGCCAGTTTTCGGATTGATGCTTTGTCGATTGCCATAAATCTTTGCCCAAGACGACGTGCTGCATACTTTCGCATTCCGGTTTCCTGTAAAACATCTACTGCCATTTCTACTGCGGTTCCCAAAGTTTCACGATAAATATTATCAATTCCTTTGTCTAAATACTCGTATGCATCGATCCTGTTTTTAGCACGAACAAATATTTTCACATTAGGATATTGCTCACGAACCAATTCTGCAACAAATCTATTGTCGTCGGGATCGTCAAGACATAAAACCAAAATTTCCGCTTCTTCAATTCCTGCAGCTCTCAAAACGGGAATTCTTGTAGCATCTCCGTAATAGACTTTAAAACCATAACTTCTTAGTAATTTCACTCTATCAGAATCCCTGTCGAGAACGGTTGCTGAGATTTTATTGGCTTTAAGGAGTCTTCCTACAGTGCTTCCAAAATGTCCGAAGCCTACAATGATGATTTTTTTCTGAGAAATATTGCCGTCAAGAATATCAAAATCTGATTTTACTTCCGGAATTTCTTTGATGAATTTAGGAGTAATCAGTCTGTCATTAATAATTAAAAGAATAGGGGTTATGCACATTGTAATGGCGGTGATTGCCATCATTTGAGCATTCATTTCCGCATTGAATAGATAAAGATCAGAAGCGTAATTGATCAAGACAAAAGCAAATTCTCCGACCTGAGAAAGTGCAAAAGCATAGAATAAACTTTGTGGGGTATCAATTTTAAAGAATTTTCCGATCGCAAAAAGAACAAAAAATTTCACGGCTAAAACCACAAAAACAGTGCTGAAAATGAAAACAGGATCCTGAGCAATGACG
It encodes:
- a CDS encoding FKBP-type peptidyl-prolyl cis-trans isomerase, whose translation is MTIENNHVVAVKYILHTIEEDGTKTLVEETTAENPLTFLYGLGMMIPKFEQNIHGLKAGDTAAFVIQPEEAYGEKQDDAIAQLPIDMFAESGVPPIGAILPLSDNQGNNFQAFVVEVTPEVVVADLNHPMAGKVLDFQVEILNTRPATEEELSHGHAHGIDGNEAH
- a CDS encoding YchJ family protein is translated as MNCPCCSGKTYEECCKPYHTGEKNAPTAEALMRSRFSAFAIPNGKYLMETTSPSKRQFHNTKDLQEWGEINEWTKLEIVNKPSMNKVEFKAYYTDENGEKQMHHELSTFKMIQNRWYYVSGEFID
- a CDS encoding TlpA family protein disulfide reductase yields the protein MKKNIFFLLFGFFNVFSAQNGYEISIKTKGIAKDVMYLKIFNGTVSDSYAVDSAKISDKTPVAKFVQKQKVLGGIYKLELKSNKSALNILVNNGAKISFNLEGSELLGLMPEQEPNIGFLTFERQSGNIEKKLELLKAVQKKYPSPTLDLYTKLEEKRNIKLPENLEERKKLQASFLADIDLNERRIQILPNSYQFLFKYINILPIDNENYKIGVDRLLKGQNFDSKNYLFYLKWIFKNLEYYSQKGMNDAYKYTFNTYLNDMKCVNKNETFYKSIAAKLSALEAVPIGSTIANTEMQKLDKTMISLSDIYAKSKYTFVMFYDPECVHCQEETPGIATYIASLKNSGVDIQSVSYLNTPDDKKWATFVKEKGLESWINVKSKNNDRTYVEKLEISSNPNFLLLDSQGKVLLKKYNQQEIAKILMSAQ
- a CDS encoding M3 family metallopeptidase → MKHISSALLISALAFNYSCTTMKTNDIKQEMPVPDASLSSNPFMKKSKLQYETPEFDKIKNEHFKPAFQFGLKQHDAEILKIANNSEAATFENTIVALEKSGEVLKRTTITFSNLTSANTNPTLQALDEEYAPIFAAHSDKMYLNENLYKRIKSITENSLDSESKRLLQFYKQNFEIAGANLSSADKEKLKQVNQELASLSTQYSNKLLEARKQGGVFFSDAKELDGLSTDEIEAAASDAKTAGQPGKYLLALQNTTQQPLLQNLTNRATREKLFKASWQRAEKGDANDTRETIEKLAKLRLKKAQILGKKSFAEWKLQDQMAKNPEAAVKLMNQVANPAVETAKREAKDIQDLIDQQKGGFKVEPWDWNFYAEQVRKAKFDLDENQIKPYFEITTVLEKGVFFAAEKFYGLTFKKRTDLPVYHPDVVTYEVFDHDGKSIAIYYLDFYTRDSKSGGAWMSNYVEQSYLLGTKPVIVNCYNYQKPAPGKPSLISYDDVSTIFHEFGHSIHGMFASQKYPSLSGTSVPRDFVEFPSQINEHWALDPVVLKNYALHYETKQPIPQALVDKIKKASTFNQGYMTTELVSAAALDMDWHSVTNESQLLPVLDFEKQSLNNHGFTLATVPPRYHTPYFAHIWGGGYSAGYYAYLWSETLDNDAWEWIKNNGGLTRENGDRFRKYILSVGNSVDLNQAFRDFTGHDPDIKPLLRNRGFIK
- a CDS encoding head GIN domain-containing protein; protein product: MKYTAILLLSGLVIFTSCKKNENKEGKSTWLPDVTNKDHGSLKQKEFKGDFNEIEVSQAIEAEIIKSDVERVVISAPANIIDEVLVDNSGDELHIHYKTGVRVMNTNNVKAKIYAKDFKKLEANSAAIIIVRDQFTQEKTDVEISSAAHISGKLEANDLDIDAGSSATFKGQIWAVNLNIEASSAADVTISGKTKNANLTSSSGSGISAKDVVAENVKAEASSGASVEIGVSSKFEGHASSGGSVKGIKKGNVTTVTKEESSGGSVDIQ
- a CDS encoding monovalent cation:proton antiporter-2 (CPA2) family protein, whose protein sequence is MESSLAMNTLLFLGVAIIMVPLARKLGLSSVIGYILGGIIIGPYVLKLTGRDVDGIMHASEFGVIMLLFLVGLELEPRKFWEMRKKIVGLGLTQMTLTISLLFLIFFLAGWKIDRAITIAMCFALSSTAIVLQTLQEKNNLKTTAGEASFSTLLFQDIAVIPILAILPIIANYKARHHDNEVQILIQKLPEWLQAGTVIFGVVILILLGRYVFVPFLRYVSKAGMTELLTASSLFLVIGVSELMVAIGLSPALGAFLAGVMLANSEFRHELEAHIDPFKGLLLAVFFVSVGSTMNFNVIAQDPVFIFSTVFVVLAVKFFVLFAIGKFFKIDTPQSLFYAFALSQVGEFAFVLINYASDLYLFNAEMNAQMMAITAITMCITPILLIINDRLITPKFIKEIPEVKSDFDILDGNISQKKIIIVGFGHFGSTVGRLLKANKISATVLDRDSDRVKLLRSYGFKVYYGDATRIPVLRAAGIEEAEILVLCLDDPDDNRFVAELVREQYPNVKIFVRAKNRIDAYEYLDKGIDNIYRETLGTAVEMAVDVLQETGMRKYAARRLGQRFMAIDKASIRKLAKSKDDEDMRLFTTKELLQREEELLAYDNLNFENKDWETSSTDDDDEETQE